The genomic segment TCTCGCCCAAGGGTATCTCGGAAAGCCGGCTGCTACCGAGAAACGCGAAATCATAGACGATTCCTATGACTATGCCCTGGTCACGATGTTCGACACCATGGAAGCACACGATAGATACCAGGTACATCCAAAACACGACGATTTCAGAGAACTCGCCCACCTGTGGGACCGCGTGCAAATCTATGATTCTAAAATAATCTAATCTTTATTGATCAGGCATGTAATGCAGGACTGCCTCAAAAGGGTAGTTATCGCGAAGACTTTACTTCTTCGAGCACGCCATTTTCTTTAAAGCGCATCTCCGGGTGATAGAAAACAGCCCAGTAATCATTTGAAATTGCCAGAATTGCATGGGCTGCAACACAAGCCCAGATGGCACCTGTTTGTATAACAATCAGCGACAAGACGATACTCAAGGGAATCGTCCCAAAGGTTTCTTTGCCGCCCTTCGGAAGGTGGGTTGTTGCAGATAATGCGGTTGTGACAATAATTGCCGGCCACCACCCATACACAGACGCAACCCCCATCAAAAGAAATCCCCGAAACAGGAATTCATAGGCAAACATGTAAAGCGTCCATACCAGCGCATTGACCACAAGCAGGCGCCGGCTCCAGTCTCTTGCCCTTATCTGCGGGTAAAAACTGTACATCTCTTTCTGGCGGGCTGTATACCAGGGTATAAATGAAATGGCCCCTCCAAACAACAAAATCCAATACAGCGAGATGGTCCAGTTGGCGTCACCTAATCCGTAGTTTTCAGGTGTGCCCGGCAAAAGCAGCAGCGTGGCCAACATAGGCAATCCGCCAAGGTATAACACCCCAATGAGCTTCTGGTACACAGCACCATACTGATCGAAGTATCCATCCCCATTACGCGCATCAACCCAGGCTTTCAATCGCTCCGAATGGGCGACAAACCAATAGAGGCAAAAACAAACGGTAGCGGTACCCACAGTGATGACAAAGACTGCATCACTAGTTTTCCAAACCAAGTCTTCCATTTACTCACTCGTTCACGAGGATCTTTGCTATCGCCCGGTGGCAGGCGAGATTTTCTTTACGATTTGTATGGACTTCGATGATCGTGCTTTTCTTCCCTGCTAAAGCACGTGCATAACTTGCGCTAAAGGTGTCTACCTGGTGGGTTTGCGCATAATCAAGGCCAAACATTTCTGCGGCGAACCCGAAATTTAACCCATGCGGCGCTGCAAAATGCGATTCAAATATATCGTTGTATGAAGAGATTGGTAAAAAAGAGAAAATTCCGCCACCATCGTTATTTATTACAATGATAATGACCGGTGCCGGCAAGCTGCGAAGTATAGCGAGCGAATTAAGATCATGCAAGAGGGTCAGGTCTCCGAGCAGCACAGTACAGCATTGGCCCGTACCGGCGACTACTCCGGCAGCAGTTGCTACCGTACCATCGATACCACTCGCACCGCGATTCAAGATCACAGGCGTTGGGCGCGCTTGAAGAATCGCAAACACGTCCATATCACGCACAGGCATACTGTTTCCGACAACAAGCGTCTCGCGTGCAAGGAGGGTCCCGAGTGTACGCGCCAGCAAAGG from the Bacteroidota bacterium genome contains:
- a CDS encoding Dabb family protein produces the protein MVTHIVYFWMKSDVGQAGHDQFVKGAKHLLTIEDLAQGYLGKPAATEKREIIDDSYDYALVTMFDTMEAHDRYQVHPKHDDFRELAHLWDRVQIYDSKII
- a CDS encoding CPBP family intramembrane glutamic endopeptidase yields the protein MEDLVWKTSDAVFVITVGTATVCFCLYWFVAHSERLKAWVDARNGDGYFDQYGAVYQKLIGVLYLGGLPMLATLLLLPGTPENYGLGDANWTISLYWILLFGGAISFIPWYTARQKEMYSFYPQIRARDWSRRLLVVNALVWTLYMFAYEFLFRGFLLMGVASVYGWWPAIIVTTALSATTHLPKGGKETFGTIPLSIVLSLIVIQTGAIWACVAAHAILAISNDYWAVFYHPEMRFKENGVLEEVKSSR